The Bacillus vallismortis genome window below encodes:
- a CDS encoding 5-formyltetrahydrofolate cyclo-ligase, with amino-acid sequence MKSQLRKKTMEALSAVSDEDLLQKTARMYKRLFSLPEWQNASTIAVTISRGLEIPTRPVIKQAWKEGKQVCIPKCDPKSKNMQFRTYQTDDQLETVYAGLLEPVIEKTKKVEPSQIDLIIVPGVCFDTDGFRVGFGGGYYDRFLSDYEGKTVSLLLECQLFSHVPRLPHDIPVHQLITEGRIVFCCP; translated from the coding sequence ATGAAATCACAATTAAGAAAAAAGACGATGGAGGCACTATCTGCTGTATCAGATGAAGATCTACTTCAAAAAACAGCGCGTATGTACAAGCGTTTGTTTTCTCTGCCGGAGTGGCAAAATGCCAGCACCATTGCCGTCACCATCTCCAGAGGGCTGGAAATACCGACGCGTCCCGTCATTAAGCAGGCTTGGAAAGAAGGGAAACAAGTTTGTATTCCCAAATGCGACCCGAAATCGAAGAACATGCAATTCCGCACATATCAGACCGATGATCAGCTCGAAACCGTTTACGCCGGACTTCTTGAGCCGGTAATCGAAAAAACAAAAAAAGTGGAACCATCACAAATTGACTTGATAATCGTTCCGGGTGTTTGTTTCGATACTGACGGGTTTAGGGTCGGCTTTGGCGGCGGCTATTATGACCGTTTTTTAAGCGATTATGAAGGGAAGACAGTCTCTTTGCTTTTGGAGTGCCAGCTGTTTTCACACGTTCCCCGTCTGCCGCATGACATCCCGGTACATCAGCTGATAACAGAGGGTCGAATCGTTTTTTGTTGTCCCTAA
- the rpmG gene encoding 50S ribosomal protein L33, translated as MRVNITLACTECGERNYISKKNKRNNPDRVEFKKYCPRDKKSTLHRETK; from the coding sequence ATGCGCGTTAATATTACTTTGGCTTGCACTGAATGTGGTGAGCGTAACTATATTTCTAAAAAGAACAAACGCAACAATCCAGACCGCGTTGAATTTAAAAAATATTGCCCACGTGATAAAAAATCTACGTTACACCGTGAAACAAAATAA
- a CDS encoding glycosyltransferase family 4 protein, with product MNVLMLSLEHPHEPKSGLGVHLNRLISYLNPHINITVFTPSRRLFSYAKFEDFMADANFTMVQHVLSCNERFDLIHAHDDMTAPAAHYLKQRLGIPLAVTIHGLESERKKACQEAPHPYRLQTERLLIESADELIVLSSFMKRSLDKAAREKITVIPSPASMEEEKGEVPRNMNGRFIFSFGRFVPEKGFSQLLKVFAILRRRQPDLHLVLAGEGPSLSSYEKLAAALNLKERVMFLPFLHRRDIRTFLSHCEMAVFPSFYEPFGLAAQESMEQGVLTAVSQSGGFCDFALHDKTAFTVDFTRAQEAADLLDRFLKDRERARRIKEAGREQVIKLHHPRLITESYLQLYERIIHNSIIH from the coding sequence ATGAACGTTCTCATGCTTTCACTTGAACATCCTCATGAGCCGAAAAGCGGGCTCGGTGTCCATTTAAACCGTCTTATTTCTTATTTAAACCCGCATATCAACATAACTGTTTTTACTCCAAGCAGGCGGCTGTTTTCATATGCGAAGTTTGAAGATTTTATGGCTGATGCTAACTTTACAATGGTTCAGCATGTGTTATCCTGCAATGAGCGTTTCGATCTGATTCATGCCCATGATGATATGACAGCTCCCGCTGCTCATTATTTGAAACAACGGCTTGGCATCCCGCTTGCAGTGACTATCCACGGTCTTGAAAGCGAAAGGAAGAAGGCGTGCCAAGAAGCCCCGCATCCATACAGACTGCAGACCGAACGGCTCCTGATAGAATCTGCTGATGAATTGATTGTACTAAGCTCTTTTATGAAACGGTCGCTTGATAAGGCAGCACGTGAAAAAATAACTGTCATCCCAAGCCCTGCATCTATGGAGGAGGAAAAGGGGGAAGTTCCAAGGAACATGAATGGAAGGTTCATATTTTCGTTTGGTAGGTTTGTTCCGGAAAAAGGTTTTTCTCAGCTGTTAAAGGTGTTTGCTATCCTGAGGCGGCGTCAGCCTGACCTGCATTTGGTGCTGGCTGGGGAAGGTCCGTCTCTCTCCTCCTATGAAAAACTGGCTGCAGCATTGAATTTGAAGGAACGTGTTATGTTCCTGCCGTTTCTGCATAGAAGAGACATCAGAACGTTTCTGTCTCACTGTGAAATGGCTGTTTTCCCTAGTTTTTATGAGCCGTTTGGGCTTGCCGCGCAAGAAAGCATGGAACAAGGTGTGCTGACTGCCGTTTCTCAGTCGGGCGGTTTTTGTGACTTTGCCCTTCACGACAAAACAGCATTCACCGTTGATTTTACGCGCGCGCAGGAAGCGGCTGATCTGCTGGACAGGTTTTTAAAAGACCGGGAAAGAGCCCGCCGGATAAAAGAAGCCGGCAGAGAACAAGTGATCAAACTACACCATCCCCGGCTCATTACGGAATCATATTTGCAGCTTTATGAGCGTATTATTCATAATTCAATAATTCATTGA
- a CDS encoding endolytic transglycosylase MltG, which translates to MTKRGIQAFAGGIILATAVLAAVFYLTDEDQAAAVKENKTVTEQDVSNYLDSKKMVSVNRDEYQKLLDSKEKSLNDDSSSDTKKDKVKTYKLTIKDGMSTADVSAILEKEGIISSAQDFNDYVIDAGYHKEIRAGEFKVKSDMSFKKIVKTLTR; encoded by the coding sequence ATGACAAAACGGGGCATTCAGGCATTTGCAGGCGGCATTATTTTAGCGACAGCCGTTCTTGCAGCTGTTTTTTATCTAACAGACGAAGACCAGGCCGCTGCTGTAAAAGAAAATAAAACAGTAACCGAACAAGATGTGAGCAATTACCTCGATTCTAAAAAAATGGTTTCTGTTAACCGTGATGAATATCAAAAACTTCTTGATTCAAAAGAGAAATCCTTGAACGATGACAGCAGCTCAGACACAAAAAAAGACAAAGTCAAAACATACAAGCTCACCATTAAAGACGGCATGAGCACCGCAGATGTATCAGCTATTCTTGAAAAAGAAGGCATCATCTCCTCGGCTCAAGACTTTAATGACTATGTCATTGATGCCGGCTATCACAAAGAAATCCGCGCCGGTGAGTTTAAAGTAAAATCAGACATGAGTTTCAAAAAGATCGTAAAAACATTAACACGATAA
- the pstB gene encoding phosphate ABC transporter ATP-binding protein PstB has product MSIATEAVMKQEVYQVNGMDLWYGQHHALKNINLSIHENEITAIIGPSGCGKSTFIKTLNLMIQMTPNVKLAGELNYNGSNILKDKVDIVDLRKNIGMVFQKGNPFPQSIFDNVAYGPRVHGTKNKKKLQDIVEKSLKDVALWDEVKDRLHSSALSLSGGQQQRLCIARALATNPDILLMDEPTSALDPISTRKIEELILELKNKYTIVIVTHNMQQAARVSDQTAFFYMGELVECDNTNKMFSNPQDQRTLDYITGKFG; this is encoded by the coding sequence ATGAGTATTGCTACCGAAGCTGTAATGAAACAGGAAGTCTATCAAGTCAATGGAATGGACTTATGGTATGGACAGCATCACGCTTTAAAAAATATCAATTTGAGTATTCATGAAAACGAGATCACCGCGATTATCGGGCCGTCAGGATGCGGGAAATCGACCTTCATTAAAACATTGAATTTAATGATTCAAATGACGCCGAATGTAAAGCTTGCAGGTGAACTGAATTATAATGGCAGCAACATTTTAAAGGATAAAGTGGATATCGTGGATTTACGAAAAAATATCGGCATGGTATTTCAAAAAGGGAACCCGTTTCCGCAATCTATCTTTGATAATGTCGCTTACGGACCGAGAGTCCACGGCACCAAAAATAAAAAGAAGCTTCAAGACATTGTGGAAAAGTCATTAAAAGACGTGGCGTTATGGGATGAGGTGAAGGATCGATTGCATTCATCAGCCCTTTCTCTATCAGGCGGCCAGCAGCAGCGTCTCTGTATCGCCAGAGCGCTTGCGACAAATCCTGATATTTTGCTGATGGATGAACCGACATCTGCACTAGATCCAATTTCAACGAGAAAAATTGAAGAACTGATTCTTGAGCTGAAAAATAAATATACTATTGTAATCGTTACGCACAACATGCAGCAGGCAGCAAGGGTTTCTGATCAAACCGCCTTTTTCTACATGGGCGAGCTTGTTGAATGTGACAATACCAATAAAATGTTCTCTAACCCGCAGGATCAAAGAACCCTCGATTACATTACAGGAAAGTTTGGATAA
- the pstB gene encoding phosphate ABC transporter ATP-binding protein PstB — translation MSEQMVKEKPERAVFVPKQRHVLEVKDLSIFYGDKQAVHRVNMDIEKNAVTALIGPSGCGKSTFLRNINRMNDLIPSARAEGEILYEGLNILGGNINVVSLRREIGMVFQKPNPFPKSIYANITHALKYAGERNKAVLDEIVEESLTKAALWDEVKDRLHSSALSLSGGQQQRLCIARTLAMKPAVLLLDEPASALDPISNAKIEELITQLKSEYSIIIVTHNMQQALRVSDRTAFFLNGELVEYGQTEQIFTSPEQQKTEDYINGKFG, via the coding sequence ATGTCTGAACAAATGGTAAAAGAAAAGCCTGAACGTGCTGTTTTCGTTCCGAAACAGCGCCACGTGCTCGAAGTGAAAGATCTGTCTATTTTTTACGGAGATAAACAGGCAGTTCACCGCGTGAATATGGATATTGAAAAAAATGCGGTGACCGCTTTGATTGGACCGTCAGGGTGCGGAAAGTCCACTTTTTTGAGAAACATTAACCGAATGAATGATTTAATTCCTTCTGCAAGGGCTGAAGGTGAAATCCTTTATGAAGGATTAAATATACTGGGCGGCAATATTAATGTTGTCAGCTTAAGAAGAGAAATCGGAATGGTTTTCCAAAAACCGAATCCATTTCCGAAATCGATTTATGCGAATATCACACATGCCTTGAAATATGCTGGAGAGCGGAATAAAGCTGTTTTAGATGAGATTGTGGAAGAAAGCTTAACAAAAGCAGCGCTCTGGGATGAGGTGAAGGATCGTTTGCATTCGTCTGCACTTTCGTTATCAGGCGGCCAGCAGCAGCGTTTATGCATCGCGAGAACGCTTGCGATGAAGCCGGCCGTTCTTCTGCTGGATGAACCAGCTTCAGCGCTAGATCCGATTTCAAATGCAAAAATAGAAGAATTAATAACACAACTGAAAAGCGAATACTCAATTATTATTGTCACGCACAATATGCAGCAGGCGCTGCGGGTTTCTGACCGGACGGCATTCTTTTTAAACGGCGAGCTTGTAGAATACGGGCAGACTGAACAAATTTTCACCAGTCCGGAACAGCAAAAGACAGAGGATTATATAAACGGGAAATTCGGATAG
- the pstA gene encoding phosphate ABC transporter permease PstA, whose protein sequence is MNRKITDKLATGIFGLCAAIIAAILVGLFSYIIINGVSQLSFDFITTKSSAIAAGGGIRDQLFNSFYILFITMLITIPLGVGGGVFMAEYAPNNKVTDFIRTCIEVLSSLPSIVIGMFGLLMFVNLTGWGYTIIGGALALTVFNLPVMVRVTEDAIRSVPKDLKEASLALGVSRWHTVKTVLIPSAIPSIITGAILASGRVFGEAAALLFTAGLTTPRLNFTEWNPFSETSPFNIFRPAETLAVHIWNVNTQGIIPDAEAIANGGSAVLVISVLVFNLAARWLGTMIYKKLTAN, encoded by the coding sequence ATGAACCGCAAAATAACAGATAAACTGGCAACTGGAATATTTGGTTTATGCGCAGCCATTATCGCGGCAATTCTGGTAGGCTTATTTTCCTATATTATTATTAACGGTGTTTCCCAGCTCAGCTTCGACTTTATTACGACAAAATCAAGTGCCATTGCAGCTGGAGGAGGAATACGCGACCAGCTGTTCAACTCCTTTTATATTTTGTTTATCACGATGCTGATTACAATCCCGCTCGGTGTGGGCGGCGGAGTGTTCATGGCTGAGTACGCGCCTAATAACAAAGTGACTGATTTCATCAGAACATGTATAGAGGTGCTTTCATCTCTTCCGTCAATTGTGATTGGGATGTTTGGATTATTGATGTTTGTTAACTTAACAGGCTGGGGATATACGATCATAGGCGGGGCGCTTGCATTAACTGTTTTTAACCTTCCTGTCATGGTGCGTGTGACAGAAGACGCGATTCGTTCAGTCCCTAAAGATTTGAAGGAAGCCTCTCTCGCTTTAGGTGTATCACGCTGGCATACCGTAAAAACGGTTTTAATTCCAAGTGCAATCCCTTCTATCATCACCGGAGCGATTTTAGCGTCAGGAAGGGTGTTCGGGGAAGCGGCGGCATTATTATTTACAGCCGGTCTGACAACACCGCGTCTTAATTTTACGGAATGGAACCCGTTTTCTGAAACATCGCCATTTAATATCTTCAGGCCCGCTGAAACACTTGCGGTTCACATTTGGAACGTAAATACGCAAGGAATTATTCCGGATGCTGAAGCGATTGCCAACGGAGGTTCTGCGGTGCTGGTCATTTCTGTTCTTGTATTTAATCTCGCAGCGAGATGGCTTGGCACGATGATCTACAAAAAGCTTACGGCAAATTAG